CTGAGGTACCTCTGCTACGGCGCTTCGCCGATGCCGCTCCCGCTGCTGCGCACGGTGCTCGCCGCCTGGCCGGGCGTCAGGTTCGCCCAGGTCTACGGCATGACCGAGCTGTCCGGCGCGGTCACCGCGCTGGATCCGGAGGCCCACCGGGACGACACGCGCCCAGAACGGCTGGCCTCGGCGGGCACCGCACTGTCCGGAGTGGACATCCGGATCGCCGACCCGGTCACCGGGGAGGACACCGAGGTCGGCGAGGTCTGGGTCCGCACCGAGCAGCGGATGGCCGGGTACCTCGGCAAGCCCGAGGCGACCGCGGAGACCATCGTGGACGGCTGGGTCCGCACCGGCGACGTCGGGCGTCTCGACGACGGCGGGTTCCTGTTCCTCGAAGACCGCGTCAAGGACATGATCATCACCGGCGGCGAGAACGTCTACTCGCCGGAGGTCGAGCGGGTCGTGGCGGAGTTCCCCGGCGTCGCCGAGGTGGCCGTGATCGGTATCCCGGACGACCGGTGGGGCGAGCAGGTCAAGGCCGTCGTCGCCGGCGACCAGCTCGACGCGGAGAAAATCGTGGAGTTCTGCCGCGAGCGCTTGGCGCACTACAAGTGCCCGCGCAGCGTCGACGTCGTGGAGGCGTTGCCGCGCAACGCGACCGGCAAGATCCTCAAGCGTTCGCTGCGTGAACCCTACTGGCGGGACCGGGACCGGAACGTCTGATGCCGGCGGCGAACCGGCAGGCCTACTTCGCCAGCGCGCTCAAGGTGCTGGCGGAGCAGGGGTTCACCGGGCTGAACGTCGGCGCGCTGTGCCGCGACCTCGGGGTCACGAGCGGCTCGTTCTACCACCACTTCGGCGGCTGGCCGGGGTTCGTCGAGCAGCTGCTGGACCATTGGGAGAACCGGCAGGTGCTCATCCTGCACGAGGGCAGCTTCGGCACGGGCGGACCCGCGGCGGACTTCGCGGCGCTGATGGACCTCACGCTCGGGCTGCCCCACGAGGCCGAGGCCGCGATCCGGGCGTGGGCGATGAACGACGAGACCGTCCGCGCGGCACAGAACCGCGTCGACTCCGCGCGGCTGCGGACGGTCGGCAAGGCGGTCGCGGGCATCGTCGGCGACCGCGCCGTGGCCCGGACGCTGACCGCGCTCGGGATGGCGATGCTCGTGGGGCACCAGCAGCTGGCGTCGGCGGGCGAGCACGGCGAGCTGACGGCGCTGCTGGGGGAGTACACGCGGCTGGTGCACTCCCGCGCGAGCCAGGTGCGGACTAGGCGTTGCCGAGCACCCGCGTCACCGTGATCTCCAGGACCACCCGCTGCGGGTTCGGCTTGGGCTGCCGATAGCGGGCGGCGTACCGGTTTTCGGCGTCCCGCACGGACTCCGGGTCGTCGCGCAGCACCGCGCGTCCCTCCAATGTGGACCACTTCGGGCCGTCGAGCTGGCAGACGGCGACCGGGATGCCGCCGTCGCCCGCGGCGCGCACGAGCCGGGCCTTGACCGACGGCGCGAACGTGATCACCCGGGCGAGGCCCGCTT
This window of the Amycolatopsis balhimycina FH 1894 genome carries:
- a CDS encoding TetR/AcrR family transcriptional regulator; this translates as MPAANRQAYFASALKVLAEQGFTGLNVGALCRDLGVTSGSFYHHFGGWPGFVEQLLDHWENRQVLILHEGSFGTGGPAADFAALMDLTLGLPHEAEAAIRAWAMNDETVRAAQNRVDSARLRTVGKAVAGIVGDRAVARTLTALGMAMLVGHQQLASAGEHGELTALLGEYTRLVHSRASQVRTRRCRAPASP
- a CDS encoding PPOX class F420-dependent oxidoreductase, encoding MKIDLDGRGPDFRAFWTERRLATLTTVRPDGTPHVVAVGVTVDFEAGLARVITFAPSVKARLVRAAGDGGIPVAVCQLDGPKWSTLEGRAVLRDDPESVRDAENRYAARYRQPKPNPQRVVLEITVTRVLGNA